In one Nicotiana sylvestris chromosome 8, ASM39365v2, whole genome shotgun sequence genomic region, the following are encoded:
- the LOC138876001 gene encoding uncharacterized protein: MYQDLRQHYWWRRMKKDIVEYVVRCLNCKQVKCEHQRSGGLLQKLEILELKWEQITMDFVVGLPRTQQKFDAVWVIMDRLTNWLEFISVRLSDFMACRYLSSLTGACNLHHGSGEPYNISWRVGEVAYELALPPSLVGVHSIFHVLMLRKYHGDPSHVLDFSSAQLDKDLSYVEEPVAIVDRQVRKLRSKNIASVKKFVLRVNEEEIAFMKVCPVEASQNEE; this comes from the exons atgtatcaggacttgaggcagcattactggtggaggaggatgaagaaagatatagtggagtATGTTGTTCGATGCCTAAATTGTAAGCAGGTGAAGTGTGAGCATCAGCggtcgggtgggttgcttcagaagttagagattctggagttgaagtgggagcagatcactatggatttcgttgttggactcccacggactcagcagaagtttgatgcagtttgggtgattatggatagactgaccaa ctggctcgagtttatatctgTGAGATTGTCAGACTTCATGGCGTGCCGATATCTATCATCTTTGACCGGGGCATGCaatttacatcacggttctggagagccgtacaacattagttgg cgagttggggaggttgcttatgagcttgccttacctcccagcctagTAGGGGTTCATtcgatatttcatgttttgatgctccggaagtatcacggcgatccatctcatgtgttggatttcagctcagcccagttggacaaggatctatcctatgttgaggaacCAGTGGCTATTGTGGATAGGcaagttcgaaagctgaggtcaaagaacattgcatcagtaaag aagtttgttcttcgcgttaaTGAAGAGGAGATCGCGTTCATGAAGGTTTGTCCAGTGGAAGCATCACAAAATGAGGAGTAG